The proteins below come from a single Chryseobacterium capnotolerans genomic window:
- a CDS encoding endonuclease/exonuclease/phosphatase family protein: MNFRFSMAFLMLFALGFSQDLTVMSFNIRLNVASDKENAWPERKQDVADLLTYYHPDYFGVQEALPEQMKDIKNGLKNYDYIGVGRDDGKEKGEFSALFYDTQRLEVVKSGTFWLSETPEKPSKGWDAALNRICSYAVFKDKKSKKEFLAMNLHFDHIGNVARVKSSELILKKIKELNPKNLPVTVSGDFNLTDDTEPVKILSQNMKDTFYHSETKHYGPIGTFTAFNVNEVPKERIDYIFTNGFTIRSHRHINDRRENLLYPSDHFPVIVKLSF; encoded by the coding sequence ATGAATTTTAGATTTTCAATGGCATTCCTGATGTTATTTGCATTGGGATTTTCTCAGGATCTTACGGTGATGAGTTTTAATATCAGACTGAATGTTGCTTCAGACAAAGAAAATGCATGGCCTGAGAGAAAACAGGATGTTGCAGACCTGTTAACGTATTACCATCCTGACTATTTCGGTGTTCAGGAAGCTCTTCCGGAGCAGATGAAGGATATTAAAAATGGATTGAAGAATTATGACTATATCGGAGTTGGGAGAGATGACGGTAAGGAAAAAGGAGAGTTTTCTGCTCTTTTTTATGATACCCAAAGGCTGGAAGTAGTAAAGTCAGGGACGTTCTGGTTATCCGAAACGCCTGAGAAACCTTCAAAAGGCTGGGATGCAGCTTTGAACAGAATCTGTTCCTATGCTGTTTTCAAAGATAAAAAATCGAAAAAAGAATTCCTTGCGATGAATCTTCACTTCGACCATATTGGAAATGTTGCCCGTGTAAAGTCCTCAGAACTGATTTTGAAGAAAATCAAAGAACTGAATCCAAAGAATCTCCCGGTAACCGTAAGCGGAGATTTTAATCTTACAGATGATACGGAACCTGTTAAAATCCTTTCTCAAAATATGAAGGATACTTTTTATCATTCAGAAACGAAGCATTACGGACCAATAGGAACTTTTACGGCTTTTAATGTGAATGAAGTGCCTAAAGAAAGAATAGACTATATTTTTACCAATGGCTTTACAATAAGATCTCACCGTCATATCAATGACAGAA
- a CDS encoding M1 family metallopeptidase, with protein sequence MNLKFPTLVSAITVFFFSGSVSAQETPKYDYVEAFKPFFYPQTGTETRSASGQPGHAYWQNSADYHLNVSLNESKKEITGTAEIKYTNNSPDQLSFLWLQLDQNLFAKDSRGNAVVPLSGSRNGAHGETFDGGYTIKSVKIDGKAVKYTITDTRMQIDLPGELKARGGVAKISIEYSFVSPEYGSDRMGVQDTKNGKIFTMAQWYPRMCVYDDVMGWNTLPYVGASEFYLEYGDITANITVPANHYVVASGELLNENEVYSKEETNRWNQARNSDKTVMIRPESEIGKNKSSGTKTWKFKITQARDFAWASSSGFILDAARINLPNGKKSLAISAYPVESAGEKAWGRSTEYTKAAIEHYSNKWYGYTYPAATNVAGNEGGMEYPGIVFCHMDSKGEELWGVTDHEFGHNWFPMIVGSNERVFAWMDEGFNTFINGISTEAFNKGEYYRKKNLGQSGIYFMNDNLEPIMVGPDNMKERSIAALAYYKPGAGLSILRESILGPEKFDKAFRTYIDRWAFKHPTPWDFFHTMENVSGEELTWFWRGWFFNKWKIDQGVKSAKYIDGDFKKGVQVTIENIGQLPVPTTIQLRFKDGTANTVKIPIEVWKRNTEWTFKVDSNKEIKEVKLDPDSQIPDADLNNNSFAL encoded by the coding sequence ATGAATTTAAAATTTCCAACCCTCGTTTCGGCTATTACAGTTTTCTTTTTCTCGGGATCTGTATCAGCACAGGAAACTCCAAAGTATGATTATGTAGAAGCATTTAAACCATTCTTCTATCCTCAGACAGGTACGGAAACCCGCTCTGCAAGCGGACAACCGGGACATGCCTATTGGCAGAACTCAGCAGATTATCATTTGAATGTCAGCTTGAATGAAAGTAAAAAAGAGATTACAGGAACTGCTGAGATTAAATACACGAACAATAGCCCTGATCAACTTAGCTTTCTTTGGCTGCAGCTTGATCAGAACTTATTTGCGAAAGATTCCCGCGGGAATGCCGTAGTTCCATTGTCAGGAAGCAGAAATGGAGCGCATGGAGAAACTTTTGATGGCGGATATACCATTAAATCTGTAAAAATTGATGGTAAAGCAGTAAAATATACCATTACAGATACAAGAATGCAGATTGATCTGCCTGGTGAACTTAAAGCCAGAGGCGGAGTTGCAAAAATTTCTATCGAATATTCCTTTGTCTCACCGGAATACGGATCAGACAGAATGGGAGTACAGGATACTAAAAATGGGAAAATCTTTACCATGGCACAATGGTATCCGAGAATGTGCGTGTATGATGATGTAATGGGTTGGAATACGCTTCCTTACGTAGGTGCTTCCGAATTTTATCTGGAATATGGAGATATTACGGCTAATATTACAGTACCAGCCAATCATTACGTTGTTGCATCAGGGGAGCTTCTGAATGAGAATGAAGTATACAGTAAAGAAGAAACAAATAGATGGAATCAGGCTAGAAACAGTGATAAAACAGTCATGATACGCCCAGAATCTGAAATCGGAAAAAATAAATCTTCAGGAACAAAAACTTGGAAATTCAAGATTACCCAAGCCCGCGATTTTGCTTGGGCATCATCTTCAGGATTTATTTTGGATGCGGCAAGAATCAATCTTCCGAATGGTAAAAAATCATTGGCTATTTCTGCTTATCCTGTAGAAAGTGCGGGGGAGAAAGCATGGGGAAGATCTACCGAATATACGAAAGCTGCTATAGAACATTATTCCAATAAATGGTATGGTTATACGTATCCTGCAGCAACCAATGTGGCAGGGAATGAAGGTGGAATGGAATATCCGGGAATTGTTTTCTGTCATATGGATTCGAAAGGAGAAGAGCTTTGGGGAGTTACAGATCATGAGTTTGGGCATAATTGGTTTCCTATGATCGTAGGATCTAATGAAAGGGTATTTGCCTGGATGGATGAAGGATTTAATACATTTATCAACGGAATTTCAACAGAAGCTTTCAATAAAGGAGAATATTACAGAAAAAAGAACCTGGGACAATCGGGAATCTACTTTATGAATGATAATCTGGAGCCTATTATGGTGGGACCGGATAATATGAAAGAAAGAAGTATTGCTGCTTTGGCGTATTATAAGCCAGGAGCCGGATTATCTATTTTAAGAGAATCAATTTTAGGGCCTGAAAAATTTGATAAAGCTTTCAGAACTTATATTGACCGATGGGCATTCAAGCATCCTACTCCGTGGGATTTCTTTCATACAATGGAGAATGTTTCAGGAGAAGAACTAACCTGGTTTTGGAGAGGATGGTTTTTCAATAAATGGAAAATCGATCAAGGGGTAAAAAGCGCGAAATATATTGATGGAGACTTTAAAAAAGGAGTTCAGGTAACTATTGAAAATATTGGACAATTGCCTGTACCTACTACAATTCAGCTGAGGTTTAAAGATGGAACAGCAAATACAGTGAAAATTCCTATCGAAGTTTGGAAACGAAATACAGAATGGACCTTCAAAGTAGATTCTAATAAAGAAATTAAAGAAGTTAAGTTAGATCCAGATTCCCAAATTCCTGATGCTGATTTGAATAATAACAGCTTTGCATTGTAA